A genome region from Arthrobacter sp. SLBN-100 includes the following:
- the uidB gene encoding glucuronide transporter produces MKKLSTLSIAGYGAGDAANNLAFTTATMFLLVYYTDVAGISAAAAGTLLLVVRIFDAFADVLAGRVVDRTFSKRFGKFRPFIMFGSIPLLLLSVATFSVPQIGESGTLLYAYVTYAALGLAYSLVNIPYGSLAGAMTQDPGERAKLGSARMVGAALVGSSLGIFVAPLITPGADLQATFTGITLAFVVIGAALYFFTVFTAKERVHRAVPNVTLKQSLDTLKGNKPLLMLCLSSFLFLSGYLALTSVQLYYLRDVLGRLDLYPVLSIIQLILTFVLAAFMPRLVRAVGKKNVYVYASVVAVIGGIIVFLTPASQTWIGFGGLLLSLVGVMAVSIVVWALEADTVEYGEWKTGVRTEGITYALFSFTRKTGQAVGGALAAYALALGGYKSGATQSADAVFGIQVAAGAIPAVLALLALLVMSKYKLTDALHAEILAEIRARRTSSGADADPTGSATGRDAAGISAGPAAATRPPATTSN; encoded by the coding sequence ATGAAAAAGCTGAGCACACTGAGCATCGCCGGCTATGGCGCCGGCGACGCCGCCAACAACCTCGCCTTCACCACGGCCACCATGTTCCTGCTGGTCTACTACACGGACGTTGCCGGCATCTCTGCGGCGGCGGCAGGCACCCTGCTGCTGGTTGTCCGGATCTTCGACGCCTTCGCCGACGTTCTCGCCGGCCGCGTAGTGGACCGGACCTTCAGCAAACGGTTCGGCAAGTTCCGGCCGTTCATCATGTTCGGCTCCATCCCGCTGCTCCTCCTGAGCGTCGCAACATTCTCGGTGCCGCAGATCGGTGAATCCGGCACCCTGCTCTACGCCTACGTCACCTACGCAGCACTTGGCCTGGCCTACAGCCTGGTCAACATCCCCTACGGCTCCCTGGCCGGCGCCATGACGCAGGACCCGGGCGAACGCGCCAAGCTGGGATCCGCCCGTATGGTGGGCGCCGCCCTGGTGGGTTCGTCGCTGGGCATTTTCGTGGCACCGCTGATCACGCCGGGAGCCGACCTGCAGGCCACCTTCACGGGCATTACGCTGGCCTTTGTGGTGATTGGCGCGGCCCTCTACTTCTTCACGGTCTTCACAGCCAAGGAACGCGTCCACCGCGCCGTGCCCAACGTAACCCTCAAGCAGAGCCTGGACACCCTGAAGGGCAACAAGCCGCTGCTGATGCTGTGCCTGAGCTCCTTCCTCTTCCTCTCCGGCTACCTCGCCCTCACCTCGGTCCAGCTGTACTACCTGCGCGACGTGCTGGGCCGGCTGGACCTCTACCCGGTCCTGTCCATCATCCAGCTGATCCTGACCTTCGTCCTGGCGGCCTTCATGCCCCGGCTGGTGCGCGCGGTGGGCAAAAAGAACGTTTACGTCTACGCCTCCGTGGTCGCGGTCATCGGCGGAATCATCGTCTTCCTGACGCCTGCCAGCCAGACGTGGATCGGTTTCGGCGGCCTCCTGCTCAGCCTCGTGGGCGTCATGGCCGTCAGCATCGTGGTCTGGGCCCTCGAGGCAGACACCGTTGAGTACGGCGAATGGAAGACCGGCGTCCGCACCGAGGGCATCACCTACGCCCTCTTCTCCTTCACCCGCAAGACCGGCCAGGCCGTGGGCGGCGCCCTCGCCGCCTATGCCCTCGCCCTGGGCGGCTACAAGTCCGGCGCCACCCAAAGCGCCGATGCCGTCTTCGGAATCCAGGTCGCTGCCGGTGCCATCCCCGCAGTCCTTGCGCTCCTGGCCCTGCTGGTGATGTCCAAGTACAAGCTCACCGATGCACTGCACGCGGAGATCCTGGCCGAGATCCGGGCCCGCCGCACCAGCAGCGGAGCCGACGCCGATCCAACCGGCAGCGCCACCGGCAGGGACGCGGCCGGCATATCCGCTGGACCCGCTGCCGCCACCAGGCCCCCGGCAACAACCTCCAACTAA